The Juglans regia cultivar Chandler chromosome 2, Walnut 2.0, whole genome shotgun sequence genome includes a window with the following:
- the LOC109019376 gene encoding ubiquitin-conjugating enzyme E2 11-like — protein MAAKRISKELKDLQKDPPVSCSAGPVGRDMFHWQATIIGPEGSLYAGGMFSVNIHFPPDYPFKPPKVSFKTKVFHPNINSNGSICLDILKEQWSPALTVSKVLLSICSLLTDPNPDDPLVPEIAHMYKTDRSKYEATARIWTEKYASS, from the exons ATGGCTGCAAAACGTATTAGTAAGGAGCTAAAGGATCTGCAGAAGGACCCTCCTGTTTCTTGCAGTGCTG GCCCTGTTGGACGAGACATGTTTCATTGGCAAGCAACAATAATTGGCCCAGAGGGTAGCCTTTATGCTGGGGGTATGTTCTCGGTAAACATACACTTCCCACCAGATTACCCATTTAAGCCACCAAAG GTATCCTTCAAAACAAAGGTTTTCCACCCTAACATCAACAGCAATGGAAGTATATGCCTTGATATTCTTAAAGAGCAGTGGAGCCCAGCTCTTACAGTTTCTAAG GTGCTATTGTCAATATGCTCATTGCTTACAGATCCAAACCCAGATGATCCTCTTGTCCCTGAGATTGCTCACATGTACAAGACCGACAGATCCAAGTATGAGGCTACTGCTCGAATTTGGACTGAGAAATATGCCAGCtcttaa
- the LOC109006428 gene encoding release factor glutamine methyltransferase-like has translation MKLNFTRACCPSNFSTFIKPSLCTNLHRPLYSSSLSSSHTSLKPQIPLFLRPPMHSATVSDLQKWHDWAKRLASSVGTTFLDSDNGPDSSLLCRELKWLVEDTIEDHSVLSQMSIENGKRSVRLRACLEDLYNMWKQRIEERKPFQYIVGCEHWRDLVLSVQEGVLIPRPETELIVDLVADVVSENEDLREGLWADLGTGSGALAVGIGRILGSRGMVIATDLNPIALSVAAFNLQRYGLQDIIELRQGSWFQPLKDVEGNIAGIVSNPPYIPSDNISGLQAEVCRHEPKLALDGGLTGMDYLFHLCNGAASMLKPGGFFIFETNGEQQCKCLIKYLENDLRGSFCNVDMVSDFAGIQRFLIGFRQQQT, from the exons ATGAAGCTAAACTTCACACGTGCATGTTGTCCCTCTAATTTCTCGACTTTTATTAAACCCTCTCTTTGTACCAATCTCCATCGGCCCCTCTACTCTTCTTCATTGTCATCCTCGCATACATCTTTAAAACCTCAAATTCCTCTCTTTCTAAGACCACCAATGCATTCAGCGACCGTTTCTGACCTCCAAAAGTGGCATGATTGGGCCAAACGCCTTGCTTCTTCAGTTGGGACAACGTTCCTGGACAGTGACAATGGCCCTGATTCCAGCCTGTTGTGCAGGGAGCTTAAGTGGCTCGTGGAAGATACAATTGAAGATCACTCAGTACTTTCGCAAATGAGTATTGAAAACGGTAAAAGAAGTGTAAGATTAAGGGCCTGCTTAGAGGATCTTTACAATATGTGGAAGCAGCGGATTGAAGAGAGGAAGCCTTTTCAGTACATAGTTGGGTGTGAGCATTGGAGGGACTTGGTGTTAAGCGTCCAAGAAGGGGTTTTGATTCCAAGACCTGAGACTGAACTCATTGTTGACTTGGTGGCTGATGTGGTTTCAGAAAATGAAGATTTAAGAGAAGGGTTGTGGGCAGATTTGGGTACTGGAAGTGGTGCACTTGCTGTTGGAATTGGAAGGATTCTGGGGAGTCGTGGGATGGTTATTGCAACAGATTTGAACCCGATCGCCCTGTCTGTGGCGGCTTTTAATTTGCAGAGGTATGGTTTGCAG GATATAATTGAATTAAGGCAAGGATCATGGTTCCAACCATTGAAGGATGTGGAAGGAAACATTGCAGGTATTGTAAGTAATCCACCGTACATACCAAGTGACAATATTTCTGGGCTACAAGCTGAAGTTTGTAGACATGAACCGAAGCTTGCATTAGATGGTGGTCTCACTGGCATGGATTATCTTTTTCATCTTTGCAATGGGGCTGCTTCAATGTTGAAACCCGGTGGATTTTTCATTTTCGAG ACAAATGGTGAGCAGCAGTGCAAGTGTCTGATAAAGTACTTGGAAAATGATCTCAGAGGCAGCTTCTGCAATGTGGATATGGTATCCGATTTTGCTGGCATTCAACGATTTCTAATCGGATTCCGTCAACAACAAACTTGA